The following proteins are co-located in the Roseofilum reptotaenium CS-1145 genome:
- a CDS encoding ABC transporter permease — translation MDWWQKLRKNPLAQVGAVILIIFYIVVIGAGFFAPYSPYSSQLDGSLLPPTPIEWLNEQGQFSPRVYPVTQGATDLDTGDRPLIIDRSRPSPLRLFVQGDDYKLLGIIPATLHLFGTQGEGRLNLLGTDRQARDQFSRLLYGGQISLSIGLVGILISFPLGMLVGGISGYFGGWTDAILMRLVEVLMTIPGIYLLVALAAVIPPQLTSAQRFLLIVIITSFISWSGLARVIRGQVLSIKEQQFVQAAKAMGANPVYIIVRHVLPQTATYVIISATLAIPGFIVAESVLSLIGLGIQEPDPSWGNLLSAGTNASILVLQPWLVWPPAILIILTVLSFNLLGDGLRDALDPRSLREFN, via the coding sequence GTGGATTGGTGGCAGAAACTACGCAAAAATCCCCTCGCTCAGGTGGGAGCGGTGATTCTGATAATATTCTATATCGTGGTGATTGGTGCGGGTTTTTTTGCCCCCTACAGTCCCTACAGTTCCCAGCTTGATGGCTCTCTATTACCACCTACGCCCATTGAGTGGTTGAATGAGCAAGGACAATTCTCACCGCGTGTCTATCCGGTAACCCAGGGAGCTACGGATTTAGATACAGGCGATCGCCCTCTGATTATAGACCGGAGTCGTCCCTCACCTCTACGTCTGTTTGTCCAGGGAGATGACTATAAACTCTTGGGTATCATTCCCGCGACTCTCCATCTTTTTGGCACACAAGGAGAAGGACGGCTCAATCTCTTGGGCACAGATCGGCAAGCGAGAGACCAGTTCAGTCGTCTTCTGTACGGCGGTCAGATTAGCCTCAGTATCGGTTTAGTAGGAATTTTGATTTCTTTTCCCCTGGGGATGCTTGTGGGCGGTATATCGGGCTATTTTGGCGGTTGGACAGATGCGATTTTGATGCGACTGGTGGAGGTGTTAATGACCATTCCCGGTATTTATCTATTGGTTGCTCTTGCTGCGGTGATTCCGCCCCAACTCACTAGCGCTCAACGGTTTCTCCTGATTGTCATTATTACTTCTTTTATCAGTTGGTCGGGATTAGCACGGGTGATTCGAGGTCAAGTACTATCGATTAAAGAGCAACAATTTGTACAAGCGGCGAAAGCGATGGGAGCTAATCCGGTTTATATTATTGTTCGCCATGTCTTGCCCCAAACGGCGACCTATGTGATTATTTCCGCAACTCTTGCTATTCCTGGGTTTATTGTAGCTGAATCGGTTTTAAGTCTGATTGGTTTAGGGATTCAAGAACCCGATCCCTCTTGGGGGAATTTATTATCTGCGGGAACGAATGCCTCGATTTTAGTCTTACAACCTTGGTTAGTTTGGCCTCCTGCGATCTTGATTATTTTAACAGTTCTCTCGTTTAATCTTTTGGGGGATGGATTGCGCGATGCCCTCGATCCGAGGAGTTTACGGGAATTTAATTAA
- a CDS encoding efflux RND transporter permease subunit has protein sequence MAVNEGKGRSAKGTKRQQKWRERLNISRWAIATPRITLGFWIAVMVAGIFAFSSLKYALFPDITFPVVVVHASAPLSTPLDIEAELTEPIETQLQDLPGLNHSRSLVYPGQTVVNGIFEVGVNLEAIAPQLQIDLNQLSLPHQTKVEVIPLNLNESSVISYAILSQTLSLEELREIAVSSFVPELSAVEGVLRVDIWGDGLDRNRETLPDPQLEEVLATQNPPTLVRFNGENALALSVVKRRNANTLDVVNRIEDEVAQLQGNHTDLQLILADTDAEYIQEATQSTIDALFLAIALAVLVIFAFLWNIPATLIAALAIPISLLATFIVMALYGFNLETITLLALALVIGIIVDDAIVEIENIARHVELGKSPLKAAIAATNEIGLTVAASTLTIVAVFLPVAFMGGTVGQFFKPFGLTISAAVIASLFVARTLTPILAVDWLKREKTFKQKPVRRYGVSRAYGRLLGWCLHHRWIVVAIALFSFIAGIALIPFIPKGFIPQLDRGEFNIVYTSELPKFSAPPPTETPEDRGSFSWLASLVQSPEPILLRKSRNVAEELEEVVLSLPDVERVYTIMGLRGEANKGQMRVMLKGDRQLSTLEMQQHLREKLPKIPRVTLSVEDIQFVDTVDQKPVQVMLAGEDLVELNQAAQGFQERLAQLTGLADLEVTETGVHQSGDIPGRIDRYQGERVMIFSANLTDGAAIGNISDEITQIADTMLPENIRLIIGGEGASSSEVFGSFGTTLTFSILSMLLLLWLLFGRLEEPIVVGLCLPLSIVGAMLALLITQSDFGMISLLGLIFLLGLLDKNALLLMDYANQLRQKGVDRYTALLETGKVRLRPILMTTGSTLLGMLPIALGFGAGAELRQPMAVAIMGGLITSTLLSLIVVPVLYTLLEDAWKWMIQKLTLNT, from the coding sequence ATGGCTGTGAATGAAGGGAAAGGAAGATCGGCAAAAGGGACAAAACGCCAGCAGAAATGGCGGGAGCGGTTAAATATTTCTCGCTGGGCGATCGCCACCCCCCGCATCACGCTGGGATTTTGGATCGCGGTAATGGTAGCGGGGATTTTTGCGTTTAGTTCCCTCAAGTATGCTCTTTTTCCGGATATTACGTTTCCGGTGGTGGTGGTTCATGCTTCTGCTCCTTTATCTACCCCTTTAGATATAGAAGCTGAACTAACGGAACCGATTGAAACTCAACTGCAAGATCTCCCTGGATTAAATCATAGCCGCTCTTTAGTTTATCCCGGACAAACGGTGGTGAATGGCATTTTTGAAGTGGGGGTGAATTTGGAGGCGATCGCGCCCCAATTGCAAATCGATTTAAACCAATTGTCCCTACCCCACCAGACAAAAGTTGAGGTCATTCCTCTCAATTTAAATGAGTCGAGCGTAATTAGTTATGCTATCCTCAGCCAAACCCTTTCTTTGGAAGAGTTGCGTGAAATCGCGGTCTCATCTTTTGTTCCAGAATTATCAGCCGTCGAGGGGGTATTACGAGTAGATATATGGGGAGATGGTTTAGATCGCAACCGGGAAACCCTACCCGATCCTCAATTAGAAGAGGTTTTGGCAACCCAAAATCCCCCAACGTTAGTACGATTTAATGGAGAAAATGCTCTGGCGTTGAGTGTGGTAAAGCGCCGCAATGCGAATACGTTGGATGTGGTGAATCGCATTGAGGATGAAGTTGCCCAATTACAGGGGAATCACACGGATTTACAGTTGATTTTAGCTGATACAGATGCAGAATATATTCAAGAAGCGACACAATCAACCATTGATGCGTTATTTTTGGCGATCGCCTTAGCGGTATTGGTAATTTTTGCCTTTCTCTGGAATATCCCCGCCACGCTGATCGCCGCTTTAGCCATCCCCATTTCCCTGTTAGCAACGTTTATTGTGATGGCGCTTTATGGGTTTAATCTGGAAACGATTACCCTGTTGGCGTTAGCCTTAGTGATTGGGATTATTGTCGATGATGCCATTGTCGAGATTGAAAATATTGCTCGCCATGTAGAATTAGGAAAATCTCCGTTAAAAGCGGCGATCGCGGCTACGAATGAAATTGGTTTAACGGTAGCTGCCTCTACCCTTACCATTGTCGCCGTTTTTCTCCCGGTTGCCTTTATGGGGGGTACAGTTGGACAGTTTTTCAAACCCTTTGGCTTAACGATTTCCGCAGCCGTGATCGCCTCTTTGTTCGTGGCTCGCACTCTCACGCCAATTTTAGCTGTAGATTGGCTCAAACGAGAAAAAACGTTTAAACAAAAGCCCGTGCGCCGATATGGGGTTTCTCGCGCCTATGGTCGGCTCTTGGGATGGTGTTTACACCATCGATGGATAGTGGTGGCTATTGCCCTGTTCAGTTTCATCGCGGGTATTGCCCTAATTCCTTTTATTCCCAAGGGTTTTATCCCCCAACTCGATCGCGGAGAGTTTAACATCGTCTATACCTCAGAACTGCCGAAATTTAGCGCTCCTCCCCCCACGGAAACGCCCGAAGATCGGGGATCGTTCAGTTGGTTAGCGAGTCTTGTTCAATCTCCCGAACCGATTCTTTTACGCAAGTCTCGCAACGTGGCGGAAGAGTTGGAGGAAGTGGTGCTGAGTCTTCCGGATGTGGAAAGAGTCTATACCATCATGGGGTTGCGGGGAGAAGCAAATAAGGGACAAATGCGGGTGATGTTGAAGGGCGATCGCCAGTTAAGCACGTTAGAAATGCAGCAACACCTGCGGGAAAAACTCCCGAAAATCCCTAGAGTTACCCTCAGCGTGGAAGATATCCAATTTGTAGATACGGTGGATCAAAAGCCCGTGCAAGTGATGTTAGCCGGAGAGGATTTAGTTGAGCTGAATCAAGCCGCGCAAGGATTTCAAGAGCGTTTAGCGCAACTGACTGGATTGGCCGATTTAGAGGTTACCGAAACCGGAGTCCATCAATCTGGCGATATTCCTGGGCGCATTGATCGCTACCAGGGAGAGCGGGTGATGATCTTCAGTGCCAATTTAACCGATGGGGCGGCGATCGGCAATATTAGCGATGAAATCACCCAAATTGCTGATACTATGCTCCCGGAAAATATCCGCCTCATTATTGGTGGAGAAGGGGCATCCAGTAGCGAAGTATTTGGCAGTTTTGGCACAACCTTAACGTTTTCAATTCTCTCCATGCTCTTGCTCCTGTGGCTCTTATTTGGTCGTCTAGAAGAACCGATTGTTGTCGGTTTATGTCTCCCTTTATCCATTGTTGGAGCGATGTTAGCCTTACTCATTACCCAAAGTGATTTTGGCATGATTTCCCTTTTGGGTTTAATCTTCCTTCTGGGACTGTTAGATAAAAATGCTCTACTTTTAATGGACTATGCCAACCAATTACGCCAGAAAGGAGTTGATCGCTATACAGCTTTATTAGAAACCGGAAAAGTGCGCCTCAGACCGATTTTAATGACGACTGGCTCGACTTTGTTAGGAATGCTCCCCATTGCCCTTGGATTTGGTGCAGGCGCAGAATTACGCCAACCCATGGCAGTTGCAATTATGGGGGGATTAATTACGTCTACTTTATTAAGTTTAATTGTTGTCCCTGTTTTGTATACGTTGCTCGAAGATGCTTGGAAATGGATGATTCAGAAATTAACACTTAACACTTAA
- a CDS encoding phosphorylase family protein — translation MDRIASPKFSSPNVILVPQGAEYHAVRRGMGALPLSSQLPRVYPIPMGSEPVSKYLQQWITEIIPDRPTLVVLGLAGSLSAQHQVGDVVVYQQCCNLAPEFPLQSLECDRALTQFLSDRLNPHTQPVTGLTSSHIITQATKKQNLGQTYQASVVDMEGFAILKTLQSAGIAVGMVRVIGDLHNQDLPNLNDAINAQGQLAPIPLALQMLKHPLNAMNLIHGSLKSLPILSEIVIQLYKNT, via the coding sequence TTGGATCGGATCGCCAGCCCTAAATTCTCATCACCGAATGTAATTTTAGTCCCTCAAGGGGCTGAATATCATGCTGTTCGTCGAGGTATGGGTGCTTTGCCTTTATCCTCTCAGTTGCCACGTGTCTATCCCATTCCCATGGGAAGTGAACCCGTCAGCAAGTATTTACAACAGTGGATTACAGAAATTATACCCGATCGCCCAACTCTTGTTGTCCTGGGATTAGCCGGCAGTTTATCTGCTCAACACCAGGTGGGTGATGTGGTTGTGTATCAACAATGCTGTAATTTAGCTCCAGAATTCCCTTTACAGAGTCTAGAGTGCGATCGCGCCTTAACTCAATTCCTGAGCGATCGACTCAATCCCCATACCCAACCCGTAACTGGCTTAACCAGCAGTCATATTATTACTCAAGCAACTAAAAAACAGAACCTCGGTCAAACCTACCAGGCTTCGGTTGTCGATATGGAAGGATTTGCGATTTTAAAAACCTTACAGAGCGCAGGCATTGCTGTGGGAATGGTGCGGGTAATTGGCGATCTCCACAATCAAGACCTGCCTAATCTCAATGATGCCATAAACGCCCAAGGTCAACTTGCCCCCATTCCCCTTGCCCTACAAATGCTCAAACATCCCCTGAATGCCATGAACCTCATTCACGGATCGCTGAAATCATTGCCCATTCTCTCTGAGATCGTGATTCAACTCTATAAGAATACCTAA
- a CDS encoding efflux RND transporter permease subunit, whose protein sequence is MSFKISSWSIHKPVPTLVVFLILAIMGLFSFTQLGIDENPNVDVPLVSVTIVQPGAGPTELETEVTKKVEDAIASIEGVDELRSTVTDGQSSTRIMFELETNSDTATNDVRNAIAQIRQNLPRDIEDPIVQKIDFMGQSVIGYAVTSPQRSVAELSDLVDRDLTRDLLSVPGVARVDRIGGVDEEIRIDLNPTRLQALGITASEVNQQIRNFNINLPGGRSQTGGTEKSIRTLGSAATLETLKSYRIVLPNGEDVPLTSLGEVNNGFAEPRQVSRLTIKDNPDVQQAPVVGFSVSRSSGSTLVSVEEGVQKKVAQLQETLPEDIQLELIFTNADYIRLSYQASIDALVVGSLLTVVTVGIFLRDWRGTLITAFALPLSIIPTFIVLRSLGYTLNDMTLLGFALAMGNLVDDAICMIENISQHIQMGKRPFQAALDAANEIGLAVLATTATIVAVFLPVAFMGGIPGKFFRPFGITVSVATLFSTLVATTMTPMLAAYLLKGKKVEDTSLPKEYNPDTPSYHLNSELAHRGFRWGQRTFHPYRRLLGWALSHRIVTLMIAVAFFVGSMQLIPLIPTGLFGGYDRGLSRVTIKLPPGSPLSLTDQVMQTTTEMLQEHPAFRSALASAGEEDSGINEALITVNLLPPEVRGMSQKEFEQQMRQKFVQIPGARVTFQAAGAAGNATDVSVVLSSETPELLKSTADELERFMRGISGLVEVTSSASLVKPELLITPDPERAADLGVSVEAIARTASLATIGDNEANLAKFNLPDRQIPIRIQIGTEERNDIETLRNLRVPSQNGGVVPLMAVADIHIGSGPSQIDRFDRLRQVSLTGNLQGISLGQAMEPINEWLETNLPPEVQQQPSGDVEIMIDIFSRFATALGLGILGIYAILVLLYNNFLYPVTIMVALPLSVGGALLALMITQKQLAFYALIGIVLLMGLVTKNAILLVDCALANMREEGMSLKPALIASGISRLRPIFMTTFSTIAGMTPIALEIGAGAQMRSPMAISVIGGMTTATLLTLVVVPTLFTYVHGFSRWLLRLVQGKPYQRPRLALSSEGKKSQFN, encoded by the coding sequence ATGTCTTTCAAAATTTCCTCCTGGTCAATACACAAACCCGTTCCCACCCTCGTTGTCTTCCTGATTTTAGCGATCATGGGACTGTTTTCCTTTACCCAATTGGGTATTGATGAAAATCCCAATGTTGATGTCCCCTTGGTTTCTGTAACCATTGTTCAACCCGGAGCCGGGCCAACAGAACTCGAAACCGAAGTCACCAAGAAAGTCGAAGATGCCATAGCTTCCATAGAAGGAGTCGATGAGCTTCGCTCGACAGTAACCGATGGTCAGTCGAGTACCCGGATTATGTTTGAGCTGGAAACCAACAGCGATACAGCAACCAACGACGTTCGCAATGCGATCGCCCAAATTCGGCAAAACCTCCCCCGAGACATCGAAGACCCTATTGTTCAAAAAATTGATTTTATGGGTCAATCGGTGATCGGTTATGCCGTTACTTCGCCCCAACGCTCTGTCGCAGAACTGAGCGATCTGGTAGACCGCGATCTCACTCGTGACCTACTCTCTGTTCCTGGTGTCGCCAGAGTAGACCGCATTGGTGGAGTTGACGAAGAAATTCGTATTGACCTCAACCCCACCCGTCTGCAAGCCCTGGGAATTACCGCCAGCGAAGTCAACCAGCAAATTCGCAACTTTAACATCAACCTCCCTGGAGGGCGATCTCAAACTGGGGGCACAGAAAAAAGCATCCGCACCCTAGGGAGTGCTGCTACCCTAGAGACCCTCAAAAGCTATCGTATTGTTCTCCCCAATGGCGAGGATGTCCCCCTCACCAGCCTAGGAGAGGTTAACAATGGATTTGCTGAACCGCGTCAAGTTTCCCGCTTAACCATCAAAGATAATCCGGACGTTCAGCAAGCTCCCGTGGTGGGTTTCTCTGTCTCGCGCAGTAGTGGCTCCACCCTAGTCAGCGTAGAAGAAGGAGTGCAGAAAAAAGTAGCCCAACTGCAAGAAACTCTACCTGAAGATATTCAACTGGAGCTGATCTTCACCAACGCCGACTATATTCGCCTCTCCTATCAAGCCTCCATTGATGCCCTAGTTGTAGGCTCTCTCCTAACTGTGGTTACCGTGGGCATATTTTTAAGAGATTGGCGGGGTACCCTGATTACCGCTTTCGCCTTGCCTCTATCGATTATTCCCACTTTTATCGTTCTGCGTTCTCTAGGGTATACGCTCAATGATATGACCTTACTGGGGTTTGCTCTAGCAATGGGAAACCTGGTTGATGATGCCATCTGTATGATTGAAAATATTAGTCAGCACATTCAGATGGGTAAGCGACCCTTCCAAGCGGCCTTAGATGCAGCCAATGAAATTGGTTTAGCGGTCTTAGCCACAACTGCTACTATTGTCGCGGTCTTTCTCCCAGTGGCCTTTATGGGAGGAATTCCGGGTAAATTTTTCCGACCCTTTGGCATCACTGTTTCAGTAGCCACCTTGTTTTCTACTCTGGTGGCGACGACTATGACTCCTATGTTGGCCGCTTATCTGTTAAAAGGGAAGAAAGTAGAAGATACGTCATTGCCGAAAGAATATAACCCAGATACACCGTCCTATCACCTGAATTCAGAATTAGCTCATCGGGGGTTTCGTTGGGGTCAACGTACATTTCATCCCTATCGCAGACTGCTAGGCTGGGCCCTATCCCATCGGATCGTTACTTTAATGATTGCAGTAGCTTTCTTTGTTGGATCGATGCAACTGATCCCCTTAATTCCCACAGGATTATTTGGGGGATATGACCGGGGTTTAAGTCGGGTAACCATTAAGTTGCCTCCTGGCTCTCCTTTGAGTTTAACGGACCAGGTGATGCAGACAACCACCGAGATGCTCCAAGAACACCCAGCCTTTAGAAGTGCCCTAGCCAGTGCAGGAGAAGAAGACTCTGGCATTAATGAAGCCTTAATTACGGTGAATCTTTTACCCCCAGAAGTGCGGGGAATGTCCCAGAAAGAGTTTGAACAACAGATGCGCCAGAAATTTGTACAAATTCCGGGAGCGCGGGTCACTTTCCAAGCGGCAGGAGCGGCTGGAAATGCAACTGATGTCTCAGTGGTTCTCAGTAGTGAAACTCCAGAATTGCTCAAGAGTACAGCAGATGAGTTAGAGCGCTTTATGCGTGGGATTTCAGGATTAGTAGAGGTTACTTCTAGTGCCAGCTTGGTGAAACCTGAGTTGTTGATTACTCCAGACCCAGAGCGGGCAGCAGATTTGGGAGTATCGGTGGAGGCGATCGCCCGTACCGCCTCTTTAGCCACGATTGGTGATAATGAGGCTAACCTAGCTAAGTTTAATCTCCCCGATCGCCAAATTCCCATTCGCATACAAATTGGCACTGAAGAGCGCAATGATATAGAAACTCTGCGGAATTTGCGCGTCCCCAGTCAAAATGGGGGGGTAGTTCCTCTAATGGCAGTGGCTGATATTCATATTGGTAGCGGTCCCTCCCAAATTGACCGCTTTGATCGCCTGCGTCAAGTATCCCTAACCGGTAATTTACAAGGTATTTCCCTGGGCCAAGCCATGGAACCGATTAATGAGTGGTTAGAAACCAATTTGCCCCCCGAAGTTCAGCAACAACCCTCTGGGGATGTGGAGATTATGATCGATATTTTTTCTCGGTTTGCCACTGCTCTCGGCCTTGGAATTCTGGGAATCTATGCTATTTTAGTCCTGTTGTATAACAATTTTCTCTATCCCGTTACGATCATGGTCGCTCTTCCCCTATCTGTGGGTGGAGCCTTACTGGCTTTGATGATTACCCAAAAACAACTGGCATTCTATGCCCTAATTGGGATTGTGCTGCTTATGGGATTAGTGACTAAAAATGCGATTCTGTTGGTCGATTGTGCCTTGGCTAATATGCGTGAGGAAGGAATGAGCCTCAAACCCGCATTAATTGCTTCTGGGATCTCTCGTCTACGACCCATTTTTATGACAACGTTCTCTACCATTGCTGGGATGACCCCCATTGCTCTCGAGATAGGAGCAGGCGCTCAAATGCGATCGCCTATGGCTATCTCAGTAATTGGCGGTATGACGACGGCAACGTTATTAACCCTGGTGGTTGTGCCGACCTTATTTACCTATGTTCATGGTTTCAGTCGTTGGTTATTGCGTTTAGTTCAAGGCAAACCCTATCAACGACCTCGCCTTGCGCTCTCTTCTGAAGGGAAAAAGAGCCAATTTAATTAA
- a CDS encoding efflux RND transporter periplasmic adaptor subunit yields MSENPVSEIENSSTPTEPQDTLVTENIDPQTSRESKPGLLLGLGIGLAVGAFATYAFNSLNRSEPSPVQPVTASQAAADPVQTVTLATVELAKIPSTFTATGTVGAYDLLPVLPQVLDLQILQVLVDEGDWVEKGQLMVVLDDSVLQTQIRQVQADVEASRAVVQERQAAVEQAKSALQGALAAKAEAQAGKQQAIASLAQAQAELEQTERDLQRSETLAAEGAISTQEVDLSRTRAKNAREAVQVAKANVNSAEARISSATANVNSAQATIGSMTANVNTALAQLQSQQARVEQQKTYLAQTQVTAPSSGRVSERSARIGDLANPEMPLFRIINQGTLELELKIPETQLSQVNIGAPVTLTSDADSRINIKGTIREVAPLVDANTRQATVKIDLPSSTLLRPGMFLQASITAQTLQGLVVPAQAVQPQADGSALIYQVDENDRAIARTVEVGSPLGGDSTNVEIRQGLNLGDRIVVLGAGFISEGDIVRIVDSSVLNPTVN; encoded by the coding sequence ATGAGCGAAAACCCAGTCAGTGAGATAGAAAATTCATCCACACCAACTGAACCCCAAGATACTCTAGTGACTGAAAACATAGATCCTCAAACAAGTAGGGAGAGCAAGCCTGGATTGCTTTTGGGTTTAGGCATTGGCCTAGCAGTCGGTGCATTTGCCACCTATGCCTTCAATAGCCTGAACCGCTCTGAACCGAGTCCCGTCCAACCCGTTACCGCTTCTCAAGCAGCAGCAGATCCCGTACAAACAGTTACCCTAGCCACGGTGGAATTGGCGAAAATACCCAGCACATTCACGGCAACTGGGACAGTAGGTGCGTATGATCTATTGCCCGTACTACCGCAAGTGCTGGACTTGCAAATCCTTCAAGTTTTAGTCGATGAAGGGGATTGGGTGGAAAAAGGGCAATTGATGGTGGTATTAGATGATTCGGTTTTGCAAACCCAAATCCGCCAAGTCCAGGCAGATGTAGAAGCAAGTCGCGCTGTGGTACAAGAGCGACAAGCGGCAGTGGAACAAGCCAAATCAGCTCTACAGGGAGCATTGGCAGCGAAAGCAGAAGCTCAAGCGGGCAAGCAACAGGCGATCGCCTCTTTAGCCCAAGCCCAAGCAGAACTCGAACAGACAGAACGGGATTTGCAGCGATCAGAAACCCTAGCCGCAGAAGGAGCCATTAGCACCCAAGAAGTGGATTTAAGCCGCACAAGGGCTAAGAATGCTAGGGAAGCAGTGCAAGTGGCTAAGGCAAATGTAAATAGCGCTGAAGCCAGAATCAGTAGTGCAACCGCCAATGTGAATAGCGCCCAAGCCACTATCGGTAGTATGACCGCGAATGTCAATACCGCTTTAGCCCAACTGCAAAGCCAACAAGCGAGGGTAGAACAACAGAAAACCTATCTTGCCCAAACCCAGGTTACCGCACCATCAAGTGGTAGAGTCAGCGAACGTAGCGCACGGATAGGAGATTTGGCTAATCCAGAGATGCCCCTCTTTCGGATTATCAACCAAGGCACTCTAGAACTAGAACTAAAAATTCCCGAAACCCAACTGAGTCAGGTGAATATCGGGGCCCCAGTCACCTTAACCTCGGATGCTGATAGTCGGATCAATATCAAGGGAACGATTAGAGAAGTGGCTCCCCTGGTTGATGCCAATACCCGCCAAGCAACGGTGAAGATTGACCTTCCCTCGTCTACCCTTTTGAGACCGGGGATGTTTTTACAAGCAAGTATTACCGCGCAAACGTTGCAAGGACTAGTGGTTCCCGCACAAGCGGTTCAACCCCAAGCTGATGGCAGCGCCCTGATTTATCAAGTTGATGAAAACGATCGGGCGATCGCCCGCACGGTAGAAGTGGGTTCCCCCCTAGGGGGAGATTCTACCAATGTGGAAATTAGACAAGGTCTGAATTTAGGCGATCGTATCGTCGTCCTCGGTGCAGGATTTATCAGCGAAGGCGATATCGTCCGCATCGTAGACAGCAGTGTCCTGAATCCTACTGTCAATTAG